Proteins encoded in a region of the Bacillus sp. T3 genome:
- a CDS encoding DUF6544 family protein has translation MPNWLFISLLVIIVLIFVVVFASTVANNLFEQNAKKEVSRLLSNIPEQKNDYLQEEDLTGLPDPVQRWLESTNIIGKKKIISVRLKQTGRMRTTIDGRWMEASAEQYFRIDEPEFVWKAKVKMAPLFSLAGLDRYSNGKGKMSIKLLSLFPVVDAEGPEIDQGTLLRYLGEMPWFPSAALSPYIKWDSIDVNNAKATMSYKGVSASGVFTFNANGDLVQFFAKRYREVKGKYELMDWGGVTKEVKEVNGIRIPTKSDIIWKEETGDFKWFECEIAAIEYNKPEDVLA, from the coding sequence ATGCCTAACTGGTTATTTATCTCATTGCTTGTCATTATTGTACTTATTTTTGTCGTGGTTTTTGCTTCAACAGTAGCCAATAATCTTTTCGAGCAAAACGCCAAAAAGGAAGTAAGTAGGTTATTAAGCAATATTCCAGAACAGAAAAACGATTACTTACAGGAAGAAGATTTGACAGGATTGCCTGACCCTGTTCAAAGATGGCTTGAAAGCACGAATATAATCGGGAAAAAGAAAATCATCTCAGTCCGTTTGAAGCAAACAGGTCGCATGAGGACGACGATTGATGGACGTTGGATGGAGGCTAGCGCTGAGCAATACTTCAGGATAGACGAACCCGAGTTTGTTTGGAAAGCAAAAGTGAAGATGGCTCCGCTTTTCTCTTTAGCTGGGTTGGATAGGTATTCAAATGGTAAAGGCAAGATGAGTATAAAATTGCTTTCCTTATTTCCTGTCGTAGATGCTGAGGGGCCGGAAATAGATCAAGGCACATTGTTGCGGTATCTCGGCGAAATGCCATGGTTTCCGTCTGCAGCGTTAAGTCCATACATAAAATGGGATTCAATTGATGTCAATAATGCAAAAGCGACGATGAGCTATAAGGGGGTAAGCGCATCGGGAGTTTTTACGTTTAATGCGAATGGCGATTTAGTACAGTTTTTTGCAAAAAGGTACAGAGAGGTAAAGGGAAAATATGAATTAATGGATTGGGGTGGGGTCACGAAAGAGGTTAAAGAAGTAAATGGGATTAGAATTCCGACCAAGAGCGACATCATTTGGAAAGAAGAAACTGGAGATTTTAAATGGTTTGAGTGTGAAATTGCAGCTATTGAATATAACAAACCAGAAGATGTATTAGCCTAG